The Bacillus sp. F19 DNA segment TCGATAATTTCTCGGGCGGCTATCAGGCAACGCAGCATTTAATTGACCTTGGCCACAAGGAGCTCGCGTACATTGGAGGTCCCTCTCACAATCGCGATAATCAGCTTCGATTTGAAGGGTATAAACAGGCGCTTAAGGATTCCGGAATTACACTGCACCCAAGCTGGATTCTCCAGGGGCAGTATACAAGGGAAGGCGGCTATTCTGCGGCTAAAATCCTCATGATGCAGGGAAATGCGCCGTCTGCTGTCTTTTGTGCAAATGATGAAATGGCTGTAGGGGCATTAAAAGCCTTTAAAGAATCCGGTTTGCATATTCCAAATGATCTTTCCATCATCGGATTTGACGATATTGAAATTTCACAATATATTTCGCCTCCTCTCTCGACGGTAAAGCAATCGAATTATGAAATCGGCTCTCTTGCAGCTCATCTGATCTATCAGGCTCTAAATGAAGGGCTTGAAGGGAAGGATTACATTCTGCCGACAGAGCTTGTCCTAAGAAAATCGACCAGCGCGGCCAAAAAGATGGAGGCATGAAAGCAATCAGGATCCTCTGATTGTTTTTTGATTTTCGCACTGTTTGCCAGATAACCCTATTAATGCGTTTAACAAGGAAATTCCCGCCTTTCATGATATAATAGAAGGTATCTTTAGAAGGAATGGAGTGATATCTTTGAAAAAAGGTCCATTTTTCGTGAAAATCTGGTCAAATGGTCAAGTGATGATTCCTTCCTACATTCGAAAAAAACTAAACATACAAACAGGTGAGCGGGTCGTCGTTCAAACTGATGGGAAAACGATCGATTTGATCATGGATGATAACAATGCCTTTGAAAACGAAACAACCTTAAGCAGCAAGGGATCCATAACAATACCGAGTGAAATAAGAAATATATGCGAAATTGATGTAGGAGAAAAACTGAAAATTGAATGGAATGAACAGGGACAAAAAGTTACTTTTGTTCCACCTGATGACATGACAGGTTCAAATAAATTATCCAGCTGATCAGCCGGCCGAAACTGGGCCGGTTTCAGTTTGTACGGGGGGAAACCAGTGAAAAACATACATAAGATTTTCATTCTCTGTCTTTTTTCTCTTTTCCTGTCTGCATGCAAGGATGAAGACGAGGGGAGAGACAGGAGGCTTGTTGTGGTAGAAGATATGCTTGAGGCAATCCTTGAGGAAGATAAGAGAGATATGAGAGGCATCTACTTAGAAGGAGCCTACCACTCACCGCAAGAGCTGATCTCCCTTAAAAAGAAATGGAAGATAGA contains these protein-coding regions:
- a CDS encoding LacI family transcriptional regulator; the encoded protein is MATIKDVAKLAGVAVSTASYALNHNSRVNAETAKRVLEAAKTLNYQKNGIARDLKRSKTETIGIIVQDLSGPFYSELMRGVQDTLLTHQYGLIACSSIGGNVTTASKFLQERRVDGVIILAESLPDELILQSVRDDFPIIVLDRKLDSDSIIHVLVDNFSGGYQATQHLIDLGHKELAYIGGPSHNRDNQLRFEGYKQALKDSGITLHPSWILQGQYTREGGYSAAKILMMQGNAPSAVFCANDEMAVGALKAFKESGLHIPNDLSIIGFDDIEISQYISPPLSTVKQSNYEIGSLAAHLIYQALNEGLEGKDYILPTELVLRKSTSAAKKMEA
- a CDS encoding AbrB/MazE/SpoVT family DNA-binding domain-containing protein, coding for MISLKKGPFFVKIWSNGQVMIPSYIRKKLNIQTGERVVVQTDGKTIDLIMDDNNAFENETTLSSKGSITIPSEIRNICEIDVGEKLKIEWNEQGQKVTFVPPDDMTGSNKLSS